One window of Chamaesiphon minutus PCC 6605 genomic DNA carries:
- a CDS encoding metal-binding protein, with product MPSGRTHDRVTLWSLPLIAGGTLYATARADLAFWVSGGFLFSGLIFGPDLDLYSFHYKRWGILRWLWRPYQQAIKHRSIWSHGPIIGTIGRILYLSLWLGLVGLFYVGIARLAGAKTYTGQQLVAILQHSIELNLPVYLALFCGLELGAMSHYLSDWLVSTFKRSSLRNRFDSPQATLRERHSKSKPISKQKKMPVKQAKKLRIK from the coding sequence TTGCCATCCGGACGCACACACGATCGAGTTACGCTGTGGAGTTTGCCACTAATTGCTGGTGGGACGTTGTATGCAACGGCCCGTGCCGATTTGGCCTTTTGGGTATCGGGAGGCTTCTTATTTAGTGGCTTGATTTTTGGGCCAGACTTAGATTTATACTCCTTTCATTACAAACGGTGGGGCATATTGCGATGGTTGTGGCGACCGTATCAACAAGCCATCAAACATCGATCGATCTGGTCGCATGGCCCCATTATTGGCACGATCGGACGCATTTTATATTTAAGTTTATGGTTGGGTTTGGTCGGTTTATTTTATGTAGGGATAGCTCGACTGGCTGGAGCTAAGACATATACCGGACAACAGTTAGTCGCTATTTTGCAACACTCGATCGAGCTGAATTTACCTGTTTATCTAGCTCTATTTTGTGGCTTAGAATTGGGCGCAATGAGTCACTATCTCAGCGATTGGCTGGTATCGACTTTCAAGCGATCTTCATTACGCAATCGATTCGATTCGCCACAGGCGACGCTACGCGAACGCCATTCCAAATCAAAGCCGATATCTAAGCAAAAAAAAATGCCTGTGAAACAGGCAAAGAAGTTACGTATTAAATAG
- the cobO gene encoding cob(I)yrinic acid a,c-diamide adenosyltransferase, with protein sequence MPSESNLTDEQYKQKMQRRQQVQAERIEKSIDKKGLIIVNTGTGKGKTTAALGMVLRSLGHGYRVAIVQFIKGAWEPAEKAILERFGDQLVFQAMGEGFTWDTQDRDRDIATAERAWELALSYIIDPSYQLVLLDEVNIALKLGYLSPEVVIAGLAQKPELSHVILTGRGAPQGLIDIADLVTEMTMIKHPFREQGVKAQPGIEF encoded by the coding sequence ATGCCATCAGAATCAAATCTGACAGACGAACAATACAAACAAAAGATGCAGCGGCGGCAGCAGGTGCAAGCCGAGCGGATCGAGAAATCGATCGACAAAAAAGGCTTAATTATCGTCAATACCGGGACGGGGAAAGGGAAAACCACTGCTGCGCTGGGAATGGTGCTCAGATCGCTCGGACACGGCTATCGAGTCGCGATCGTCCAATTTATCAAAGGTGCGTGGGAACCAGCCGAGAAAGCGATTTTAGAGCGGTTTGGCGACCAGTTAGTGTTTCAGGCGATGGGTGAAGGTTTTACTTGGGATACTCAGGATCGAGATCGCGACATTGCCACTGCCGAACGGGCTTGGGAGCTGGCATTGAGTTATATCATCGATCCGAGCTATCAATTAGTATTATTAGATGAGGTGAATATCGCTCTCAAATTGGGATATCTCAGCCCGGAAGTCGTCATTGCCGGATTGGCGCAAAAGCCCGAACTATCGCATGTAATTTTGACAGGTAGAGGCGCGCCCCAAGGTTTGATCGATATTGCAGATCTAGTGACTGAAATGACGATGATTAAGCATCCGTTTCGCGAGCAAGGCGTCAAAGCCCAACCTGGTATTGAATTTTAG
- the pheT gene encoding phenylalanine--tRNA ligase subunit beta yields MYIALNWLKELVDCQLDPEALAQTLTLAGFEVESIEDRSTWADGVVVGRVLTRIQHPNADKLSVCTVDVGGEEPLQIVCGAANVRAGIHVAVATVGTYLPKVDLKIKPAKLRGEKSEGMICSLSELGLTKDSEGIYIFGESESPETPAIGTDVRPLLGLDDIILDLSSTANRADALSMVGIAREVAALTGGKLKLPAVDMSAIAKQPQLTVSVSEAQACPVYSATLIEGISVSPSPEWLQRRLQSAGIRPINNVVDVTNYILLEWGQPLHAFDAAKLQAVSSNQTIQMGVRNSQKQGETLKTLDGQERQLNAQNLLITVSDTPVALAGVMGGENTEVDESTQNIVLEAAIFDPVAVRKSARSQGGMRSEASTRYERGVNFAELETATHRAIELLIQLAGGKIICQDLSDRRPDLTLQPRTIKLRLVRLNQILGPIDDDGEPGEITTEDVERTLTALGCQLTATLDDKEETVWDVVVPPYRYRDLEREIDLIEEVARLYGYDRFMDTLPSESAAGFLSLDEELLRQIRAAFRAVGLNEVVQYSYAIEKLNNGSQVEIINPMFTEYATLRSELISGLIQSFQTNLAQGNGALQAFEISKIFGRDETGLTETDVLAGIIGEDPSVGRWTTGGKPQPLTWYEAKGILDSVCNSLNIPVEYQADRSDEKLHPGRTASLWLEGQKLGYFGQLHPQIRQEKDLPAAVYVFQLNLDPILNYLAAEERLVPVFKNYSTYPASDRDIAFFAPIDLSLADIKKSIVKAGGELLEDVEVFDEYRGANVPEGQRSLAIRSIYRALDRTLTDTDVEPLQQKIRDVLVEKFRVTLRS; encoded by the coding sequence ATGTATATCGCTCTAAATTGGTTAAAAGAACTAGTAGACTGCCAACTAGATCCGGAAGCGTTGGCGCAAACCTTGACACTGGCTGGATTTGAGGTTGAATCGATCGAGGATCGCAGTACTTGGGCGGATGGTGTCGTCGTCGGGCGAGTGCTGACACGGATTCAACATCCCAATGCCGATAAATTAAGCGTTTGTACCGTCGATGTTGGCGGCGAGGAACCACTACAAATTGTCTGTGGTGCGGCAAATGTGCGTGCGGGGATTCATGTGGCTGTAGCTACTGTGGGGACTTATTTGCCCAAAGTCGATCTCAAAATCAAACCTGCGAAGCTGCGCGGCGAAAAATCGGAAGGGATGATTTGTTCGCTCTCCGAGTTGGGTTTGACTAAAGATTCGGAAGGGATTTATATCTTCGGCGAAAGTGAAAGTCCCGAAACGCCTGCCATTGGGACCGACGTGCGACCGTTATTAGGATTGGATGATATCATCCTCGATCTGTCTTCTACCGCCAATCGTGCCGATGCGTTGAGCATGGTAGGGATTGCCAGAGAAGTCGCCGCACTGACTGGGGGGAAGTTGAAATTACCTGCCGTCGATATGTCGGCGATTGCTAAGCAACCGCAACTCACCGTCAGCGTCAGCGAAGCTCAGGCGTGCCCTGTTTATTCAGCTACCCTGATTGAGGGCATTAGCGTTAGTCCATCGCCAGAATGGCTCCAACGTCGCCTCCAATCGGCTGGTATTCGTCCGATTAATAACGTGGTGGATGTGACTAATTACATCTTGCTAGAGTGGGGGCAACCGCTACATGCTTTCGATGCGGCTAAATTGCAAGCAGTCAGCAGCAACCAAACCATCCAAATGGGTGTTCGCAACAGCCAGAAGCAAGGCGAAACATTAAAGACATTAGACGGGCAAGAACGTCAGCTCAACGCCCAAAACCTGCTAATTACTGTTAGCGACACCCCTGTCGCCTTGGCAGGTGTCATGGGTGGCGAAAATACTGAGGTAGATGAAAGCACCCAAAACATCGTCCTCGAAGCGGCAATTTTCGATCCCGTCGCGGTACGCAAATCGGCACGGAGCCAAGGCGGTATGCGCTCGGAAGCATCGACGCGGTACGAGCGCGGTGTCAACTTCGCAGAGCTAGAAACAGCCACTCATCGCGCGATCGAGTTACTCATTCAGTTAGCTGGTGGTAAGATTATCTGTCAAGATCTTAGCGATCGTCGCCCCGATTTGACCCTGCAACCGCGCACGATTAAACTGCGGTTAGTAAGATTAAATCAAATCTTAGGGCCGATCGATGATGATGGCGAACCTGGGGAAATTACAACTGAAGATGTCGAGCGCACGCTGACAGCGTTAGGTTGTCAATTGACAGCGACGTTAGATGATAAAGAAGAAACCGTTTGGGATGTTGTCGTTCCACCTTATCGTTACCGCGATTTAGAACGGGAAATCGACTTAATTGAAGAAGTCGCTCGGCTTTATGGTTACGATCGATTCATGGATACGTTGCCATCAGAATCAGCCGCAGGTTTCCTATCTTTAGATGAGGAATTATTGCGTCAAATTCGGGCGGCATTTCGGGCTGTTGGCTTAAATGAAGTCGTTCAATATTCATATGCCATTGAGAAATTAAATAACGGTTCGCAAGTAGAAATCATCAACCCGATGTTTACCGAATATGCTACCTTGCGATCGGAATTAATCTCCGGTTTGATCCAAAGTTTCCAAACCAATCTCGCCCAAGGTAACGGCGCACTCCAAGCCTTTGAAATTAGTAAAATCTTCGGACGCGATGAGACAGGATTGACAGAAACCGATGTCTTAGCAGGCATCATCGGTGAAGATCCTAGCGTCGGACGCTGGACGACAGGCGGTAAGCCGCAACCGCTCACCTGGTATGAAGCCAAAGGAATACTCGATAGCGTCTGCAATAGCCTGAATATCCCTGTAGAATATCAAGCAGATCGATCCGATGAAAAGCTGCATCCAGGGCGCACGGCGTCACTATGGTTAGAGGGACAGAAATTGGGTTACTTCGGACAACTGCACCCCCAAATCCGTCAGGAAAAAGATCTTCCAGCGGCGGTATATGTTTTCCAACTCAACCTCGATCCGATCCTCAATTATCTCGCAGCCGAAGAGCGGTTAGTACCAGTATTTAAAAACTATTCTACCTATCCCGCATCCGATCGAGATATTGCTTTCTTCGCCCCGATCGATCTATCTTTAGCAGATATTAAAAAATCGATCGTTAAGGCTGGCGGTGAGTTATTAGAAGATGTCGAAGTCTTCGATGAATATCGTGGTGCTAATGTCCCCGAAGGACAACGGAGTTTGGCAATTCGATCGATCTATCGCGCACTCGATCGCACCTTAACCGATACCGATGTGGAGCCACTACAACAAAAGATTCGCGATGTTTTAGTCGAGAAGTTTCGGGTTACTCTGCGGAGTTAA
- a CDS encoding serine/threonine-protein kinase: MIESSLLTPGNILGNRYEIVRELGRGGFGRTYLAIDRNKFGEQCVLKEFAPQVSGKDDLIKAKELFEREAGVLYKLQHPQIPAFRELLRVNERGAESLFLIQDYIEGETYLKRLNHRLSQNRVFNEGEVIELLHKLLPVLDYIHRLGVIHRDISPDNIIYRDRDRLPILIDFGCVKEVAATVVYQLSHAKVETRIGKQGYAPEEQMMRGKVSPSSDLYAVGATALTLLTGKDANTLYNPAEASWDWRKYVTLSPELTAIIDRLLKYNPQHRYQSAQEVLAVLPAVANNSNGMSRSVHTFVSTNSIPATHVNKISQLKTLEFSPRSNTSVAPTTTQLPTRDPNEWKKPAWQVTKVMSVLFFTCLAISGVVKWVQASDPIGTVTKQFNNATASIVNSIPNPLKAQPSVQQRQQDLSQKLKQLNIPAAKFYRQVDREFYAKHPELNGRMLTTKAEDEKLRQEWQDLAVEMLAKRSR, from the coding sequence ATGATTGAGTCATCTTTACTTACTCCAGGTAATATCTTAGGCAATCGGTATGAGATCGTGCGCGAACTCGGACGTGGGGGGTTTGGGCGAACATATCTGGCGATCGATCGCAATAAGTTTGGCGAACAATGCGTCCTCAAAGAATTCGCTCCGCAAGTCAGTGGCAAAGATGACTTAATTAAAGCCAAAGAATTGTTCGAGCGCGAAGCAGGTGTTTTATACAAGCTTCAGCATCCTCAAATTCCAGCTTTTCGCGAACTATTACGGGTAAATGAGCGGGGAGCTGAATCACTATTTTTGATTCAAGATTATATTGAAGGCGAAACATATCTCAAGCGATTGAATCATCGCCTCAGCCAAAATCGCGTCTTTAATGAAGGCGAAGTCATCGAACTATTGCATAAATTATTACCTGTTCTAGATTATATTCATCGACTCGGTGTCATTCATCGCGATATTTCACCCGATAATATCATCTACCGCGATCGCGATCGATTGCCAATTTTGATCGATTTTGGCTGCGTCAAAGAAGTTGCCGCTACTGTTGTCTATCAGTTGAGTCATGCCAAAGTCGAAACGCGAATTGGCAAGCAAGGGTATGCTCCAGAAGAACAAATGATGCGGGGTAAAGTATCGCCATCGAGCGATCTTTATGCCGTCGGTGCAACCGCACTTACCCTGCTGACTGGCAAAGATGCCAACACGCTTTACAATCCGGCAGAAGCAAGCTGGGACTGGCGTAAATATGTCACCCTCAGTCCCGAACTCACTGCGATAATCGATCGACTGCTCAAGTATAACCCTCAACATCGCTATCAATCGGCACAGGAAGTTTTAGCAGTTTTACCTGCGGTTGCCAATAATAGTAATGGTATGAGTAGATCTGTACATACATTTGTTTCCACTAACTCTATACCCGCCACTCACGTCAATAAAATCTCACAACTCAAAACGCTCGAATTTAGTCCTAGGAGTAATACCTCCGTCGCACCCACAACCACGCAACTACCGACGAGAGATCCTAATGAGTGGAAAAAACCTGCTTGGCAAGTCACCAAAGTAATGAGTGTATTGTTTTTTACCTGCTTGGCCATTAGTGGTGTCGTAAAATGGGTCCAAGCTAGCGATCCGATCGGTACAGTTACCAAACAATTTAATAATGCGACTGCAAGTATCGTAAATTCTATTCCCAATCCCCTCAAAGCACAACCATCAGTCCAACAACGTCAACAAGATCTCAGCCAAAAATTAAAACAACTCAATATTCCCGCAGCTAAATTTTATCGTCAAGTCGATCGCGAGTTTTATGCCAAACATCCCGAACTAAATGGGAGAATGCTAACCACTAAAGCTGAAGATGAAAAGCTCCGTCAAGAGTGGCAAGATCTAGCAGTCGAAATGTTAGCTAAAAGAAGCAGGTAA
- a CDS encoding photosystem I reaction center subunit XI: MATPVQAVSSPNPEVSNLATPVNGSGIIQAFISNLPIYRANLSPQRRGLEVGMAHGYFLLGPFTLLGPLRHTDQAYLAGLLATVGLVVILTVCLSIYASVNPAAPLPSVTVPTPPNNIKDGKGWSEFTTGFLIGGVGGAAFAYLLVANVPVLSSFSILSN, translated from the coding sequence ATGGCTACTCCCGTTCAAGCTGTCAGCAGTCCCAATCCTGAAGTTAGCAATTTAGCTACTCCCGTCAATGGTTCGGGTATCATTCAAGCTTTCATCAGCAACTTACCGATTTATCGGGCTAATCTATCCCCTCAACGACGGGGTTTAGAAGTAGGAATGGCTCACGGCTATTTCTTACTCGGTCCCTTCACGCTGTTGGGTCCTTTACGTCATACCGACCAAGCATATCTGGCTGGATTGCTCGCCACCGTTGGATTGGTGGTAATCTTGACTGTTTGCCTATCGATCTATGCTAGTGTAAATCCCGCAGCACCACTGCCTAGCGTGACCGTACCCACACCGCCTAACAACATCAAAGATGGCAAAGGTTGGAGTGAATTCACCACTGGGTTCTTGATTGGTGGCGTGGGCGGAGCTGCATTTGCCTACTTATTAGTCGCAAATGTACCCGTTCTCAGTAGTTTTTCAATTTTGAGCAACTAA
- the psaJ gene encoding photosystem I reaction center subunit IX has product MSHLLRFLSTAPVLAAVWMTFTAGILIEFNRFFPDLLFHPL; this is encoded by the coding sequence ATGTCACATTTGCTCAGATTTTTATCTACTGCTCCAGTTTTGGCAGCAGTTTGGATGACATTTACTGCGGGTATTCTGATTGAATTCAATCGCTTTTTCCCTGACTTATTATTCCATCCCTTGTAA
- a CDS encoding photosystem I reaction centre subunit III — protein MQKLLAFVLAICLWLNFAPTASASEVAGLTRCGDTPAFQQRAKMARNTTTDPQSGKNRFERYAQALCGPEGLPHLIVDGRLDRAGDFLIPSILFLYIAGWIGWVGRAYIIAVRKGDNPEMKEIVIDVPLAVSCMLSGFAWPAAAIGEFTSGKLVVKDSEISVSPR, from the coding sequence ATGCAAAAACTGTTGGCTTTTGTCCTTGCCATCTGTCTCTGGTTAAACTTCGCTCCGACTGCCTCGGCATCAGAAGTAGCGGGACTCACTCGTTGTGGCGATACGCCTGCTTTTCAACAACGGGCAAAAATGGCTCGGAACACTACCACCGATCCTCAATCTGGCAAAAATCGCTTCGAACGCTACGCTCAAGCTTTGTGCGGACCTGAAGGACTGCCACACTTGATTGTCGATGGACGACTCGATCGGGCGGGCGACTTCTTGATTCCTAGCATCCTGTTCCTCTACATTGCTGGTTGGATCGGTTGGGTCGGTCGCGCCTACATCATTGCCGTCCGTAAAGGCGACAATCCCGAAATGAAAGAAATCGTTATCGACGTACCCTTAGCTGTTAGCTGTATGTTAAGCGGCTTCGCTTGGCCTGCTGCTGCTATAGGTGAATTTACCTCTGGTAAATTAGTCGTTAAAGATAGCGAAATTTCTGTTTCTCCTCGGTAA
- the tsaD gene encoding tRNA (adenosine(37)-N6)-threonylcarbamoyltransferase complex transferase subunit TsaD, which yields MTTVLSIETSCDETAVAIVNNRKVCSSVIASQIPIHTQYGGVVPEVASRQHVLTINALIDRAIREAALDWTQIDGIAATVAPGLVGALMIGMSAAKTLAILHDKPFVGVHHLEGHIYASYLSAPELQPPFLCLLVSGGHTSLIHVKDCGIYTELGATRDDAAGEAFDKVARLLNLGYPGGPIIDRLASQGNPHLYPLPEGNISLPGGGFHPYDSSFSGVKTAVLRLTQKLQAAGQELPVADIAASFQSSIARSLTKRAIACASDYGLDTIAIGGGVAANRGLRATLQAAASDRGIRVLFPPMEYCTDNAAMIGCAAVEHLSRGHVSPLDLGVQSRLSVMEVMSLYRADC from the coding sequence ATGACAACAGTTTTATCAATTGAAACAAGTTGTGACGAAACTGCGGTGGCAATTGTTAACAATCGTAAAGTTTGCAGTAGTGTCATCGCCTCGCAAATCCCAATTCATACCCAATATGGGGGTGTTGTGCCCGAAGTGGCATCGCGGCAACATGTATTAACAATTAATGCTCTCATCGATCGAGCTATCCGAGAAGCGGCTCTCGATTGGACGCAAATCGATGGGATTGCAGCGACAGTCGCGCCCGGTTTGGTAGGAGCGTTGATGATTGGCATGAGCGCGGCGAAGACGTTGGCCATCTTACATGACAAGCCATTTGTCGGCGTGCATCACCTCGAAGGGCATATTTATGCATCCTATCTGAGTGCGCCAGAGTTGCAGCCACCATTTTTGTGTTTATTAGTATCTGGCGGACATACCAGTCTGATTCATGTCAAAGATTGTGGGATATATACCGAACTGGGAGCGACTCGTGATGATGCGGCTGGTGAAGCCTTTGATAAAGTAGCCAGATTGTTAAATCTGGGCTATCCAGGCGGCCCGATAATCGATCGATTGGCAAGTCAAGGCAATCCGCACCTTTATCCACTCCCAGAGGGCAATATCTCGCTACCTGGAGGGGGTTTTCATCCCTATGATTCCAGTTTTAGCGGCGTGAAAACTGCGGTGCTACGGTTGACTCAGAAGTTGCAAGCGGCAGGGCAAGAGTTGCCTGTGGCGGATATTGCGGCTAGTTTTCAGTCTAGTATCGCTCGATCGCTGACCAAGCGAGCGATCGCTTGTGCGAGCGATTATGGGTTGGATACAATTGCAATCGGTGGTGGGGTAGCAGCCAATCGCGGTCTCAGAGCGACATTACAAGCGGCTGCTAGCGATCGGGGGATTCGGGTATTATTTCCACCGATGGAGTATTGTACTGACAATGCGGCAATGATCGGTTGTGCGGCGGTGGAGCATCTGAGTCGGGGACATGTTTCTCCCTTAGATTTAGGCGTACAGTCGCGGTTGTCGGTGATGGAAGTGATGAGTTTGTATCGTGCCGATTGTTAG